The Carassius carassius chromosome 16, fCarCar2.1, whole genome shotgun sequence genome window below encodes:
- the LOC132160217 gene encoding persephin-like: MAIKETGTLAHLSITCAPILKKKNQAKKRRTMRSLLKIIVLLFCVQAGEGHWLRTLLDKDLRGEERRGGDGEEKEGSGRQLERVIRLPRSVESPCALHSILLQVRDLGLGYDSDETVLFKYCSGTCPRLASNHDLTLTNLLQSGVLQYAGHWHHQPCCRPTHHEDIAFLDNLHRWHKVEKLSAAACVCMG; the protein is encoded by the exons ATGGCTATAAAAGAGACGGGGACTCTGGCGCATCTCAGCATCACCTGCGCTCCCATCCTGAAGAAGAAAAACCAGGCAAAGAAAAGAAGAACAATGCGTTCACTACTGAAGATCATCGTTCTGCTCTTTTGCGTTCAAGCCGGAGAAGGACACTGGCTTAGAACGCTACTGG ACAAAGACCTCCGCGGTGAAGAACGAAGAGGAGGTGATGGTGAAGAAAAGGAGGGTTCGGGGAGGCAGTTGGAAAGGGTGATTCGTTTGCCCCGCAGCGTTGAGTCCCCTTGCGCCTTGCACTCCATCCTCCTGCAGGTGCGAGACCTCGGTCTTGGCTACGACTCAGATGAGACAGTGCTGTTTAAGTACTGCAGCGGGACCTGTCCTCGCCTCGCCTCCAACCACGACCTCACGCTCACCAACCTCCTGCAAAGCGGTGTCCTTCAATACGCCGGCCATTGGCACCATCAGCCCTGCTGTCGCCCCACACACCACGAAGACATAGCCTTTCTCGACAACCTCCATCGCTGGCACAAAGTGGAGAAGCTCTCTGCTGCTGCATGTGTCTGTATGGGCTAG